The Podospora pseudopauciseta strain CBS 411.78 chromosome 2 map unlocalized CBS411.78m_2, whole genome shotgun sequence genome has a window encoding:
- a CDS encoding uncharacterized protein (COG:S; EggNog:ENOG503P2NS) yields the protein MSTTTTIKQDAIPYLEFPSPNRNNPSRKQCLVFFITGNPGLASYYTPFLTHLRHLLDTLESSNKAAYHIYTRNLLGFSDHDHSPPFGTTLPPSNLPTQPFTLEDQIISLTSTLVSLNTPTPFTSCILIGHSVGAYIATEIFHRHHLTPLSAFLNLTSAILLFPTLTHIARSPSGQKLSFIASQPLLNSYTHILAKSIINCLPTPIVSLILSKIMKQPPHALSTTLSFLQSQDGIWQAIHMGKDEMSTITEEKWSSDLWHLADDTEHNGEKFYFYFAKKDHWVADEVRDAFIERREKDQNGRTKATICEEGVPHAFCIHHSETVAEKVGVWIREITGSWTD from the exons atgtcaaccaccacaacaataAAACAAGATGCAATTCCCTACCTGGAatttccctcccccaaccggAACAACCCCTCCCGGAAACAATGCTTGGTTTTCTTCATAACCGGCAACCCAGGCCTAGCAAGCTACTACACGcccttcctcacccacctccgccacctcctcgacaCGCTTGAGTCGTCCAACAAGGCCGCCTACCACATCTACACCCGCAACCTCCTCGGCTTCTCCGACCACGaccactcccccccctttggaaccaccctccccccatccaacctcccaacccaacccttcACCCTCGAAGACCAAATCATCTCCCTAACCTCCACCCTTGtttccctcaacacccccacccccttcacctcctgCATCCTAATAGGCCACTCAGTAGGGGCCTACATAGCAACCGAAATcttccaccgccaccacctcacccccttatccgccttcctcaaccttACTTCAGcgatcctcctcttcccaaccctaacccacaTCGCCCGCTCCCCCTCCGGCCAAAAACTCTCCTTCATcgcctcccaacccctctTGAACTCCTACACCCACATCCTCGCCAaatccatcatcaactgtctccccacccccattgtttccctcatcctctccaaaatAATGAAACAGCCCCCCCACGCTctatccaccaccctcagctTCCTGCAGAGCCAAGACGGGATATGGCAGGCGATCCACATGGGCAAAGACGAGatgtccaccatcaccgaagAGAAGTGGTCTTCCGACCTCTGGCACTTGGCCGACGACACAGAGCACAACGGAGAGAAATTTTATTTCTATTTTGCAAAAAAAGACCACTGGGTCGCCGACGAGGTGAGGGACGCGTTCATTGAGCGGAGGGAAAAGGACCAGAACGGGAGGACGAAGGCAACGATTTGTGAAGAGGGAGTGCCGCATGCTTTTTGTATAC ATCACAGCGAGACCGTAGCGGAAAAGGTCGGGGTTTGGATCCGAGAGATTACCGGGTCATGGACTGACTGA